One Nonomuraea angiospora DNA segment encodes these proteins:
- a CDS encoding alcohol dehydrogenase catalytic domain-containing protein translates to MSSSATHRAVQVTEPGGDLSLVRVDAREPGPGQVRVTVEACGVCHSDQLITAGHLPGATFPVTPGHEIAGRIDAIGGDVAGWSVGDRVAVGWYGGSCGHCDACREGDGILCPELQVPGVAYAGGFADSVVVPAVALAAVPDELTAVEAAPLACAGVTVYNALRRSSARPGDTVAILGLGGLGHLGVQFAAKMGFDTVAMARGPEKASLAHQLGAARYIDTAAENMAGALQAQGGAKVVLATVTNATAMSRTIDGLGRRGELIVVGVDMEALDITPLQLVGAARRVRGHASGIAVDTQDTMRFAARNGVRAWTEEVPLEEAEAAFQKMLSGRARFRMVLTTGN, encoded by the coding sequence ATGTCTTCTTCCGCCACGCACCGTGCCGTACAGGTCACCGAGCCCGGCGGCGACCTGTCCCTGGTCCGGGTGGATGCCCGGGAGCCGGGCCCGGGCCAGGTGCGCGTCACCGTCGAGGCGTGCGGGGTGTGCCACTCCGACCAGCTGATCACCGCCGGACACCTCCCGGGCGCCACCTTCCCCGTCACGCCGGGGCACGAGATCGCGGGACGCATCGACGCGATCGGCGGCGACGTCGCCGGCTGGTCCGTCGGTGACCGCGTGGCGGTCGGCTGGTACGGCGGCAGCTGCGGCCACTGCGACGCCTGCAGGGAGGGCGACGGCATCCTCTGCCCCGAGCTTCAGGTGCCGGGCGTCGCGTACGCCGGCGGGTTCGCCGACTCCGTCGTGGTGCCCGCCGTGGCCCTGGCCGCGGTCCCGGACGAGCTCACGGCGGTGGAGGCCGCGCCCCTGGCCTGCGCCGGCGTGACCGTGTACAACGCGCTGCGCCGCAGCTCGGCGCGACCGGGCGACACCGTCGCGATCCTCGGTCTGGGCGGCCTGGGGCACCTGGGCGTGCAGTTCGCCGCCAAGATGGGCTTCGACACCGTCGCCATGGCCCGCGGCCCCGAGAAGGCGTCGCTGGCCCACCAGCTCGGCGCCGCCCGCTACATCGACACCGCCGCCGAGAACATGGCCGGCGCGCTCCAGGCCCAGGGCGGAGCCAAGGTGGTGCTGGCGACGGTGACCAACGCCACGGCGATGTCCCGGACGATCGACGGGCTGGGCCGGCGCGGCGAGCTCATCGTCGTCGGCGTCGACATGGAGGCGCTGGACATCACGCCCCTGCAGCTCGTGGGCGCGGCCAGGCGGGTGCGTGGGCACGCTTCCGGCATCGCGGTCGACACCCAGGACACCATGAGGTTCGCCGCCCGGAACGGCGTCCGGGCGTGGACCGAGGAGGTCCCGCTGGAGGAGGCTGAGGCGGCGTTCCAGAAGATGCTCTCCGGCCGCGCCCGCTTCCGCATGGTCCTGACCACCGGCAACTGA
- a CDS encoding AAA family ATPase, with protein sequence MLGRDDESELLESLLRHAAEGRGGGAILHGEPGIGKTALLAHASEQAAGFRVLRAVGVEPEADLAYATLHQLLLPVLGRVHELPDPQARALRVLFGRAHGAPPDPFMVGLSTLSLLSLAAGERPVLCVVDDAHWADRPTLKTLAFVARRLDDEPVAVVLAARADEGHSTDLPDLRRIPLAGLRPEAARALLAGRAGEPGLSEGAQDRLLAVTGGNPLALLELAGTTIPPEGTHEPPAMTDRLRRSFLARIRARHVESLPLLQLIAADGSGGVETIDRAAASMGIATDVLHRAELDDVLTHDGTRLVFRHPLIRSAIYHSATANRRVAIHRALAAAFDAPADQHRHAWHLGQAAVGHDEHAADQLEHSAEQAALRGGPAAAMASLSRAAELTVDGPRRGRRLWTAAHAAAQGGFTAAAAELLDRAEREPSLDETDRISVAVMRAVVAEFAGSPAEAMDLIKPWLPRALRIDRRRFTPTAAMYGNLGVRANRPQAWSDLAEWLDGSTLAPDDPQDAVLLLLRDAGRARTGRDPGAAVRDRAAVESLTDPITMTLAGSIARELGDRELSGRLYRNAGKLARNSGALGALAWNLGYQAADEISRGRLGLAEAHAEEGCQFAAEVGQPNTGCRNRGLLALCAAIRGRADAGELAVGVLAEASGRDLADAVFHARRALGLIELVAGRHREAVRHFEAVAGRDAGAPPDLGMGIVPDLVEALVRAGERDRAAAATARYAQWTERIASPELGALTARCRALVRADGGADVHYAESLRLHARCDAPLEQARTELLFGERLRRDRRRSEAQEHLRAAAETFRRIGALPWAERALEELRATGESARTRAPEADTLSTLTPQELRITLAVAEGATNREIAAQLFLSPRTVDYHLRKVFQKAGITSRAELIRLVLAERSA encoded by the coding sequence GTGCTGGGGAGAGACGACGAGAGCGAACTGCTGGAGTCGTTGCTGCGGCACGCCGCCGAGGGGCGCGGCGGCGGAGCGATCCTCCACGGTGAGCCCGGGATCGGGAAGACCGCCCTCCTGGCACACGCCTCGGAACAGGCGGCCGGGTTCCGGGTGCTGCGCGCGGTGGGTGTCGAGCCGGAGGCCGATCTCGCGTACGCGACGCTGCACCAGCTCCTACTCCCCGTGCTCGGACGGGTCCACGAGCTGCCGGACCCGCAGGCGCGGGCATTGCGCGTCCTGTTCGGGCGCGCGCACGGCGCGCCGCCCGATCCGTTCATGGTGGGGCTGTCGACCTTGTCGCTGCTGTCCCTGGCGGCCGGCGAGAGGCCGGTGCTGTGCGTGGTCGACGACGCGCACTGGGCCGACCGGCCGACGCTGAAGACCCTGGCGTTCGTCGCCCGCCGGCTGGACGACGAGCCCGTCGCGGTGGTGCTGGCCGCACGCGCCGACGAGGGCCACAGCACCGACCTGCCCGACCTGCGCCGCATCCCGCTCGCGGGCCTGCGACCCGAAGCGGCCAGGGCCCTGCTCGCCGGACGCGCAGGCGAGCCGGGCCTGAGCGAGGGCGCGCAGGATCGGCTGCTGGCGGTCACGGGGGGCAATCCCCTGGCCCTGCTCGAGCTCGCCGGAACGACGATCCCGCCGGAGGGGACGCATGAGCCGCCGGCCATGACCGATCGGCTACGGCGCTCGTTCCTGGCCAGGATCCGAGCGCGGCACGTCGAGTCGTTGCCGCTGCTCCAGCTGATCGCCGCCGACGGCTCGGGCGGCGTCGAGACCATCGACAGGGCGGCCGCCTCCATGGGGATCGCCACCGACGTGCTGCACCGCGCCGAGCTGGACGACGTGCTGACCCACGACGGGACGCGGTTGGTGTTCCGGCATCCGCTGATCCGATCCGCGATCTACCACAGCGCCACGGCCAACCGGCGCGTCGCGATCCATCGTGCCCTCGCCGCGGCCTTCGACGCCCCGGCCGACCAGCACCGCCATGCCTGGCACCTCGGGCAGGCCGCGGTCGGGCACGACGAGCACGCCGCCGACCAGCTCGAGCACTCGGCCGAACAGGCGGCCCTGCGCGGGGGCCCGGCCGCGGCCATGGCCTCGCTGTCGCGGGCGGCCGAGCTCACGGTTGACGGCCCGCGCAGGGGACGGCGGCTGTGGACCGCCGCGCACGCCGCCGCCCAGGGCGGGTTCACCGCTGCGGCCGCCGAGCTGCTCGATCGGGCCGAGCGCGAGCCTTCCCTGGACGAGACGGACCGGATCTCCGTGGCCGTCATGCGAGCGGTCGTGGCGGAGTTCGCCGGCTCCCCGGCGGAGGCGATGGACCTCATCAAGCCCTGGCTCCCACGCGCGCTGCGGATCGACCGGCGCCGCTTCACCCCGACCGCCGCGATGTACGGCAACCTCGGCGTCCGCGCCAACCGGCCACAGGCCTGGTCGGACCTCGCCGAATGGCTGGACGGGAGCACGCTGGCGCCGGACGACCCGCAGGACGCGGTGCTGCTGCTGCTTCGGGACGCCGGCCGGGCACGGACGGGCCGCGATCCAGGAGCGGCCGTGCGCGACCGCGCAGCGGTCGAGTCGCTCACCGATCCGATCACGATGACCCTGGCCGGGTCGATCGCCCGCGAGCTCGGCGACCGCGAGCTGAGCGGGCGCCTGTATCGCAACGCGGGGAAGCTGGCACGCAACAGCGGCGCGCTCGGCGCGCTCGCGTGGAACCTCGGCTACCAGGCCGCCGATGAGATCTCGCGCGGCAGGCTGGGGCTCGCGGAGGCCCACGCCGAGGAGGGCTGCCAGTTCGCCGCCGAGGTCGGCCAGCCGAACACGGGCTGCCGCAACCGAGGGCTGCTCGCGCTGTGCGCCGCCATCCGGGGCCGGGCGGACGCCGGCGAGCTGGCCGTCGGCGTGCTGGCCGAGGCGAGCGGTCGCGACCTGGCCGACGCCGTGTTCCACGCCAGGCGGGCGCTCGGGCTCATCGAGCTGGTCGCGGGCAGGCATCGCGAAGCCGTACGGCACTTCGAGGCGGTCGCCGGCCGGGACGCCGGCGCGCCCCCTGACCTGGGCATGGGAATCGTCCCCGACCTCGTCGAGGCCCTGGTCCGCGCCGGCGAGCGGGATCGGGCCGCCGCGGCCACGGCCCGCTACGCACAGTGGACCGAACGTATCGCCTCGCCGGAGCTGGGCGCGCTCACGGCCCGCTGCCGGGCACTGGTCCGCGCCGACGGCGGCGCCGACGTCCACTACGCCGAAAGCCTGCGGCTGCACGCCAGGTGCGACGCCCCGCTGGAGCAGGCCCGTACGGAGCTGCTGTTCGGCGAGCGACTGCGGCGTGACCGGCGACGCTCCGAGGCTCAGGAACACCTGCGCGCCGCGGCGGAGACCTTCCGCCGCATCGGCGCCCTCCCCTGGGCCGAGCGCGCGCTGGAGGAGCTGCGCGCCACCGGGGAGTCGGCCCGGACCCGCGCGCCCGAGGCGGACACGCTGAGCACGCTCACCCCGCAGGAGCTGCGAATCACGCTGGCCGTCGCGGAGGGGGCGACCAACCGGGAGATCGCCGCGCAACTGTTCCTGAGCCCGCGCACCGTGGACTACCACCTGCGCAAGGTCTTCCAGAAGGCCGGCATCACCTCGCGGGCCGAGCTCATCCGGCTCGTCCTCGCCGAGCGGTCCGCCTGA